In Streptomyces canus, one DNA window encodes the following:
- the metG gene encoding methionine--tRNA ligase produces the protein MARHLITSALPYINGIKHLGNMVGSMLPADVYSRYLRQRGHEVLYICATDEHGTPAELAAKEQGLPVAEFCAQAHDAQKAVYDGFALAFDYFGRSSSEQNVEITQHFARRLNENGFIEERAIRQVYSPTDGRFLPDRYVEGTCPHCGYDKARGDQCENCTRVLDPTDLINPRSAISGSTDLEVRETKHLFLLQSKLQHEVEEWVARHEDDWPQLASSIARKWLNEGLHDRAITRDLDWGVPVPSDTWPELAAEGKVFYVWFDAPIEYIGATKEWADLDPSNRDWKSWWYDVDTTVRYTEFMAKDNVPFHTVMFPATELGVREPWKKVDYVKAFNWLTYYGGKFSTSQKRGVFTDQALDILPADYWRYFLIANAPESDDSSFTWEHFTATVNKDLADTLGNFVNRVLSFSKKRFGEEVPAGGEPGEAEAKLGEEIARLLAEYESQMEALQFRKAAAALRALWSAGNSYLEEKAPWLEIKTDKDGAALTLRTAMNLIHLYAVVSEPFIPATSAAMRQAFALEDDTATWITPDEARALTALTAGIPFTVPPVLFAKLTDEDLETYKERFGGSPE, from the coding sequence ATGGCTCGACACCTCATCACCAGCGCCCTTCCGTACATCAACGGGATCAAGCACCTGGGCAACATGGTGGGGTCCATGCTCCCGGCGGACGTCTACTCCCGTTACCTGCGCCAGCGCGGCCACGAGGTCCTCTACATCTGCGCGACGGACGAGCACGGCACCCCGGCCGAGCTGGCCGCGAAGGAGCAGGGCCTCCCGGTCGCCGAGTTCTGCGCGCAGGCGCACGACGCCCAGAAGGCGGTCTACGACGGCTTCGCGCTGGCCTTCGACTACTTCGGCCGCAGCTCCAGCGAGCAGAACGTCGAGATCACCCAGCACTTCGCCCGCCGCCTGAACGAGAACGGCTTCATCGAAGAGCGCGCCATCCGCCAGGTCTACAGCCCCACCGACGGCCGTTTCCTCCCGGACCGCTATGTCGAGGGCACCTGCCCCCACTGCGGCTACGACAAGGCCCGCGGCGACCAGTGCGAGAACTGCACGCGCGTCCTGGACCCGACCGACCTGATCAACCCGCGCTCGGCGATCTCCGGCTCCACGGACCTGGAGGTCAGGGAGACCAAGCACCTCTTCCTCCTCCAGTCCAAGCTCCAGCACGAGGTCGAGGAGTGGGTCGCGCGGCACGAGGACGACTGGCCGCAGCTGGCCTCCTCCATCGCCCGCAAGTGGCTGAACGAAGGTCTGCACGACCGCGCGATCACCCGTGACCTGGACTGGGGCGTCCCCGTCCCGTCCGACACATGGCCGGAGCTGGCGGCGGAGGGCAAGGTCTTCTACGTCTGGTTCGACGCCCCGATCGAGTACATCGGCGCGACGAAGGAGTGGGCGGACCTGGACCCGTCGAACCGGGACTGGAAGTCCTGGTGGTACGACGTGGACACCACCGTCCGCTACACCGAGTTCATGGCGAAGGACAACGTCCCCTTCCACACGGTGATGTTCCCGGCCACCGAGCTCGGTGTGCGCGAGCCATGGAAGAAGGTCGACTACGTCAAGGCCTTCAACTGGCTGACGTACTACGGCGGAAAGTTCTCCACATCCCAGAAGCGGGGCGTCTTCACCGACCAGGCCCTGGACATCCTCCCGGCGGACTACTGGCGCTACTTCCTGATCGCCAACGCCCCCGAGTCGGACGACTCGTCCTTCACCTGGGAGCACTTCACGGCGACGGTGAACAAGGACCTGGCCGACACCCTCGGCAACTTCGTCAACCGCGTCCTGTCCTTCTCGAAGAAGCGCTTCGGCGAGGAGGTCCCGGCGGGCGGCGAGCCGGGCGAGGCGGAGGCGAAGCTGGGCGAGGAGATCGCCCGCCTCCTCGCTGAGTACGAGTCCCAGATGGAGGCGCTGCAGTTCCGCAAGGCCGCGGCGGCGCTGCGCGCCCTGTGGTCGGCGGGCAACTCCTACCTGGAGGAGAAGGCCCCCTGGCTGGAGATCAAGACGGACAAGGACGGCGCGGCCCTGACCCTGCGCACGGCGATGAACCTGATCCACCTGTACGCGGTGGTCTCGGAACCGTTCATCCCCGCGACCTCGGCCGCCATGCGCCAGGCCTTCGCCCTCGAGGACGACACGGCCACCTGGATCACCCCCGACGAGGCCCGCGCCCTCACCGCCCTCACCGCCGGCATCCCCTTCACCGTCCCCCCGGTCCTCTTCGCGAAGCTGACGGACGAGGACCTGGAGACGTACAAGGAGCGCTTCGGCGGTTCCCCCGAGTAG
- a CDS encoding FG-GAP-like repeat-containing protein, whose product MGRYALPRRRLAVAMSSVALALSGGAVLPTTTAVAAPAVPWTSATAVTGADTDTYVKDLVTTADGSAVAVWNQFADTDSTERKLYAAVRPAGSDTWGTPALLTTTPDEAGGVKLHASSDGTVTALWTEYPDETSPGAGPYDSRVVSSVLTADHSAWSTPVELVGTDTAWGDGGIDLAEAPDGTLTAVWSVRTESGGTPWEVYAATRATDGAWSAPDRLSDTVADGADSAHAPSVAVTSDGTVVVVWKQTDGPSASVRMVSRAPGATTWTAPAAATPSYQSISDPEVGAADDGTLTLAWDGSDESEQQTILTAARSADGTWAAPEAVTGTEDLSGTPQPLIAPDGDVTLVWVDYTTTFGTRTATRDAATGTWSAVQTLSTSYVSEAWDTAIADDGTVHALWPQTVGGKVALVESVRSDGRWSSPAALPGSSFANVLGQVSVGEDGSASAVWSGSTSDSSNWHLFGSRTAWPALAVSGSSVPATAPLKGTTTASNAWAPTWTLSRPTSSWSVTLTDPAGRTVRTLTGSTTGLSVTASWNGRTASGSYAANGPLTWTLRATQDGAASAVKLASGTVAVTGGAAVARDFGGASATPDGTGDLLTLDSSGALTFQLGKASTGSFSAKASGSGWPTTIKAIPFGDLSGDRCNDVLVRLSSGALRLYKPGCGAPVKPSTSYTSLGTSGWNQYDVLTSPGDISGDGRPDLIARGASTGTVYLYKGTSTGKLSARAKLYDNWKGYKKIVGAGDLNGDGIGDLLAQDTSHTLYRYDGTGQGTFKPRAKLFTNWGGSYNVIVGVGDITGDGKADLVSRDTGGTLWRNSGDGKGSFGARAKIATGFSGYKFLS is encoded by the coding sequence ATGGGCAGATACGCCCTGCCGCGCCGCCGCCTGGCGGTCGCGATGTCCTCGGTGGCACTGGCCCTGTCGGGCGGCGCCGTGCTTCCGACGACGACGGCCGTGGCGGCCCCGGCCGTCCCGTGGACCTCGGCCACCGCCGTCACAGGCGCCGATACCGACACCTACGTCAAGGACCTCGTGACCACCGCCGACGGGTCCGCCGTCGCGGTGTGGAACCAGTTCGCGGACACGGACAGCACCGAGCGCAAGCTGTACGCCGCCGTCCGCCCCGCCGGCAGTGACACCTGGGGTACACCGGCCCTGCTCACCACCACCCCGGACGAGGCAGGCGGCGTCAAGCTGCACGCCTCCTCCGACGGCACGGTCACCGCGCTGTGGACGGAGTACCCGGACGAGACCTCGCCCGGCGCCGGGCCCTACGACAGCCGGGTCGTCAGCTCCGTGCTCACCGCCGACCACTCGGCCTGGTCCACGCCCGTCGAGCTCGTCGGCACCGACACGGCCTGGGGCGACGGCGGCATCGACCTCGCGGAGGCCCCCGACGGCACGCTCACCGCGGTCTGGAGCGTGCGCACCGAATCCGGCGGCACTCCGTGGGAGGTGTACGCCGCCACCCGCGCCACCGACGGCGCCTGGTCGGCGCCCGACCGGCTCAGCGACACGGTCGCGGACGGCGCCGACAGCGCCCACGCCCCGAGCGTCGCCGTCACCTCCGACGGCACCGTCGTCGTCGTGTGGAAGCAGACCGACGGGCCATCCGCCTCGGTGCGCATGGTCTCCCGCGCGCCCGGCGCCACCACGTGGACCGCGCCCGCCGCCGCGACTCCGAGCTACCAGTCGATCAGCGATCCCGAGGTCGGCGCGGCCGACGACGGCACCCTGACCCTGGCCTGGGACGGCAGCGACGAGTCCGAGCAGCAGACCATCCTCACCGCCGCCCGCTCCGCCGACGGCACCTGGGCCGCGCCCGAGGCCGTGACCGGCACCGAGGACCTCTCGGGCACCCCGCAGCCGCTCATCGCACCCGACGGCGATGTCACCCTCGTCTGGGTCGACTACACCACGACCTTCGGCACCCGCACGGCCACCCGTGATGCCGCCACCGGCACCTGGTCGGCCGTGCAGACGCTGTCCACGTCGTATGTCTCGGAGGCCTGGGACACCGCCATCGCCGACGACGGCACCGTGCACGCCCTATGGCCCCAGACCGTCGGCGGCAAGGTCGCACTGGTGGAGTCCGTGCGCAGCGACGGTCGGTGGAGCAGCCCGGCCGCGCTGCCGGGCTCGTCGTTCGCCAACGTCCTCGGCCAGGTCAGCGTCGGTGAGGACGGCAGCGCCAGTGCCGTCTGGTCAGGCTCCACGAGCGACTCCTCGAACTGGCACCTGTTCGGCAGCCGTACCGCCTGGCCCGCGCTCGCCGTCAGCGGTTCGAGCGTCCCGGCGACCGCCCCGCTCAAGGGCACCACCACCGCGAGCAACGCCTGGGCGCCCACCTGGACACTGAGCCGACCCACCTCGTCCTGGTCCGTGACCCTCACCGACCCGGCCGGCCGGACCGTCCGCACCCTCACCGGCTCGACGACCGGCCTGTCCGTCACCGCGAGCTGGAACGGCCGTACGGCATCGGGGAGTTACGCCGCCAACGGCCCCCTGACCTGGACGCTGCGGGCCACCCAGGACGGCGCGGCCTCGGCCGTGAAGCTTGCCTCCGGCACGGTCGCCGTCACCGGCGGCGCGGCCGTCGCCCGTGACTTCGGCGGCGCCTCGGCCACCCCGGACGGCACGGGCGACCTCCTCACCCTCGACTCCTCGGGCGCGCTCACCTTCCAGCTGGGCAAGGCGTCCACGGGATCCTTCTCGGCCAAGGCCAGCGGCAGCGGCTGGCCCACCACCATCAAGGCGATCCCCTTCGGCGACCTGAGCGGCGACCGCTGCAACGACGTCCTGGTACGGCTGAGCAGCGGCGCCCTGCGCCTGTACAAGCCCGGCTGCGGGGCCCCGGTCAAGCCGTCGACGTCGTACACCTCACTCGGCACCAGCGGCTGGAACCAGTACGACGTCCTGACCTCGCCCGGTGACATCAGCGGCGACGGCCGCCCCGACCTGATCGCGCGAGGGGCGTCCACCGGCACGGTCTACCTCTACAAGGGGACCAGCACCGGCAAGCTCTCCGCGCGCGCGAAGCTCTACGACAACTGGAAGGGCTACAAGAAGATCGTCGGCGCCGGCGACCTCAACGGCGACGGCATCGGCGACCTGCTGGCCCAGGACACGTCCCACACCCTCTACCGCTACGACGGCACCGGCCAGGGCACCTTCAAGCCCCGCGCGAAGCTGTTCACCAACTGGGGCGGCTCCTACAACGTGATCGTCGGCGTCGGTGACATCACCGGAGACGGCAAGGCCGACCTCGTCTCCCGCGACACCGGCGGCACGCTGTGGCGCAACAGCGGTGACGGCAAGGGATCGTTCGGGGCGAGGGCGAAGATCGCGACCGGCTTCAGCGGCTACAAGTTCCTGTCGTAG
- a CDS encoding VCBS repeat-containing protein, which produces MRRWSAAALVAASVTVGALLPATPAAAVHGGVPGDFNGDGYKDAVLPAPGADVSGKQGAGAVVVLYGSKSGLSAGNRKTITQNTAGVPGTAERGDGFGATTATADLNRDGYADLVVGSPYEDSSKGTNAGAVTVLWGSKGGLTSGTDLPSPSGSTQNYGLDLAALSLGAGTKTRVAVGGYDASVHITGPFTRAGGYGSRTLNMDTASVESVALGDFDGDAVPDPAVATTRLSDLSGGEIYTKFAYGEQLNGNGLITAAGDINGDGYADLVAGDPDEPETAGVDGESGGRVLVWYGSAAGITKDTAPAQITQNTAGVPGASEKDDAFGGALAVADLNRDGLADIVVGSPYEDLAKNRAGQVTVIPGRASGALGTGSYSFSQDTAGVPGAAEIDDFFGTTVLVGDVNKDGRPELFVGAVGENNFTGAVWVFPGGSTRPTATGSKLFTAASVGLAQGNGTLLGGNGLLWVI; this is translated from the coding sequence GTGCGCAGATGGAGTGCGGCCGCACTGGTGGCCGCGAGCGTGACGGTGGGCGCGTTGCTGCCCGCCACACCGGCGGCCGCGGTACACGGGGGCGTACCGGGCGACTTCAACGGCGACGGCTACAAGGACGCCGTTCTGCCCGCGCCGGGGGCGGACGTGTCCGGCAAGCAGGGGGCCGGGGCGGTGGTCGTGCTGTACGGCTCCAAGTCCGGTCTGTCGGCCGGCAACCGTAAGACGATCACTCAGAACACCGCCGGGGTGCCGGGCACGGCCGAGAGGGGCGACGGTTTCGGCGCCACCACCGCGACGGCCGACCTCAACCGGGACGGGTATGCCGACCTGGTGGTGGGATCGCCGTACGAGGACTCGTCGAAGGGGACCAACGCCGGTGCGGTGACGGTGCTTTGGGGCAGCAAGGGCGGCCTGACGAGCGGGACGGATCTGCCGTCGCCGTCGGGGTCCACGCAGAACTACGGGCTGGACCTCGCCGCGCTCAGCCTCGGCGCGGGCACGAAGACCCGGGTGGCGGTGGGCGGCTACGACGCCTCCGTGCACATCACGGGTCCGTTCACCCGCGCCGGCGGTTACGGCTCCCGCACGCTGAACATGGACACCGCCTCCGTGGAGTCCGTCGCGCTCGGTGACTTCGACGGGGACGCCGTGCCCGACCCGGCCGTGGCCACCACCCGGCTGAGTGACCTGAGCGGTGGCGAGATCTACACGAAGTTCGCCTACGGTGAGCAGCTGAACGGCAACGGCCTCATCACCGCCGCCGGCGACATCAACGGCGACGGCTACGCCGACCTCGTGGCAGGCGACCCCGACGAGCCGGAAACGGCGGGCGTGGACGGCGAGTCGGGCGGCCGCGTCCTCGTCTGGTACGGCTCGGCGGCCGGCATCACGAAGGACACCGCGCCCGCGCAGATCACACAGAACACCGCGGGAGTGCCCGGCGCGAGCGAGAAGGACGACGCCTTCGGCGGTGCCCTGGCGGTGGCCGACCTCAACCGGGACGGCCTCGCCGACATCGTGGTCGGCTCCCCGTACGAGGACCTCGCCAAGAACCGCGCCGGCCAGGTGACCGTGATCCCGGGCCGCGCCTCGGGCGCCCTCGGCACCGGCTCCTACTCCTTCTCCCAGGACACGGCGGGCGTGCCGGGCGCCGCCGAGATCGACGACTTCTTCGGTACGACGGTGTTGGTCGGCGACGTCAACAAGGACGGCAGGCCGGAGCTGTTCGTCGGTGCGGTCGGTGAGAACAACTTCACCGGAGCGGTCTGGGTCTTCCCCGGCGGTTCCACCCGGCCGACGGCCACCGGCAGCAAGCTGTTCACGGCCGCGTCCGTGGGCCTCGCCCAGGGCAACGGCACGCTCCTGGGCGGCAACGGACTGCTCTGGGTGATCTGA
- a CDS encoding intradiol ring-cleavage dioxygenase yields the protein MTDTQETDSTGKLTRRKVVAVGAGTVAVVGLGAAGAVNAFAEEKSAESEAEACYKLTSETVEGPYYIDADKIRRDVTEDKEGIPLLLDVRVIDSETCRPIRNAAVDIWQCDAVGVYSGYEDMGNGGGGGPAPTGTPTDAPTGTPTGTPTDLPTGPPPGGGHQEPTDDTRYLRGTWRTDRHGQVTFRTVFPGWYRGRCVHIHTKVHVDGEWTDAGYEGGHTCHTGQFFFDEESVLASAELEPYASNTAERTTLDEDTIYDGGGVTGGLLRLKYRKDDIGKGVRASITVGVDPEATNDNN from the coding sequence ATGACGGACACTCAAGAAACCGACAGCACAGGGAAGTTGACCCGCCGCAAGGTCGTCGCGGTGGGCGCCGGCACGGTCGCGGTGGTGGGCCTGGGAGCCGCGGGTGCGGTGAACGCCTTCGCGGAGGAGAAGAGCGCGGAGAGCGAGGCCGAGGCCTGCTACAAGCTCACCTCGGAGACCGTCGAGGGTCCCTATTACATCGACGCCGACAAGATCCGCCGGGATGTCACCGAGGACAAGGAGGGGATCCCGCTCCTCCTCGATGTCAGGGTGATCGACTCCGAGACGTGCAGACCGATCCGGAACGCGGCCGTGGACATCTGGCAGTGCGACGCGGTGGGCGTCTACTCCGGGTACGAGGACATGGGCAATGGCGGCGGGGGCGGCCCGGCTCCCACCGGAACGCCCACCGACGCACCCACGGGGACCCCGACGGGCACGCCCACCGACCTTCCCACCGGCCCTCCCCCGGGCGGCGGCCATCAGGAACCCACCGACGACACCCGCTATCTGCGCGGCACCTGGCGCACCGACAGGCACGGCCAGGTCACCTTCAGGACGGTCTTCCCGGGCTGGTACCGGGGCCGTTGTGTGCACATCCACACCAAGGTGCATGTGGACGGCGAGTGGACGGACGCCGGTTACGAGGGCGGGCACACCTGCCACACCGGCCAGTTCTTCTTCGATGAGGAGTCGGTCCTGGCCTCGGCCGAACTGGAGCCGTACGCGTCCAACACCGCCGAGCGCACCACGCTCGACGAGGACACGATCTACGACGGCGGCGGCGTCACGGGCGGTCTGCTCCGGCTGAAGTACCGCAAGGACGACATCGGGAAGGGCGTCCGCGCGTCGATCACGGTCGGCGTGGACCCGGAGGCGACGAACGACAACAATTGA
- the aspS gene encoding aspartate--tRNA ligase: MHRYRSHTCGELRSSDVGTDVRLSGWLHNRRDLGGILFIDLRDHYGITQLVARPGTPAYEALDRLTKESTVRVDGKVVSRGTENINADLPTGEIEVEVGEVELLGAAAPLPFTINTEDGVNEERRLEYRFLDLRRERMHKNIMLRTAVISAIRHKMTALGFNEMATPILSATSPEGARDFVVPSRLNPGKFYALPQAPQQFKQLLMISGFDRYFQIAPCFRDEDARADRSPGEFYQLDVEMSFVEQEDVFQPIEKLMTELFEEFGNGRHVTSPFPRIPFREAMLKYGSDKPDLRAQLELVDITDVFEGSEFKAFAGKHVRALAVPDVAAQPRKFFDQLGDYAVSQGAKGLAWVRVAEDGSLTGPIAKFLTEENVAELTKRLSLAAGHAVFFGAGEFDEVSKIMGAVRVEAAKRAGHFEEGVFRFCWIVDFPMYEKDEESGAIDFSHNPFSMPQGGLEALETQDPLDILGWQYDIVCNGVELSSGAIRNHEPEIMLKAFEIAGYDRETVEEKFAGMLRAFRFGAPPHGGIAPGVDRIVMLLADEPNIRETISFPLNGNAQDLMMGAPTELEEARLRELHLSVRKPQPK; the protein is encoded by the coding sequence ATGCATCGGTACAGGTCCCACACCTGCGGCGAGCTCCGCTCCTCTGACGTCGGTACCGACGTCCGACTGAGTGGCTGGCTGCACAATCGGCGCGACCTGGGCGGCATCCTCTTCATCGATCTGCGCGATCACTACGGCATCACGCAGCTGGTCGCCCGGCCGGGCACGCCCGCGTACGAGGCCCTCGACAGGCTGACCAAGGAGTCCACGGTCCGCGTCGACGGCAAGGTCGTCTCCCGCGGTACCGAGAACATCAACGCGGACCTGCCCACCGGTGAGATCGAGGTCGAGGTCGGCGAGGTGGAGCTGCTCGGCGCGGCCGCCCCGCTGCCGTTCACGATCAACACCGAGGACGGGGTCAACGAGGAGCGGCGCCTGGAGTACCGCTTCCTCGACCTGCGCCGCGAGCGCATGCACAAGAACATCATGCTGCGCACGGCGGTGATCTCCGCGATCCGTCACAAGATGACGGCGCTGGGTTTCAACGAGATGGCGACCCCGATCCTGTCGGCGACCTCCCCCGAGGGCGCCCGCGACTTCGTGGTCCCCTCCCGGCTGAACCCGGGCAAGTTCTACGCGCTCCCGCAGGCGCCGCAGCAGTTCAAGCAGCTGCTGATGATCTCCGGCTTCGACCGCTACTTCCAGATCGCGCCCTGCTTCCGTGACGAGGACGCGCGCGCGGACCGCTCGCCGGGCGAGTTCTACCAGCTCGACGTCGAGATGAGCTTCGTCGAGCAGGAGGACGTCTTCCAGCCGATCGAGAAGCTCATGACCGAGCTGTTCGAGGAGTTCGGCAACGGCCGTCACGTCACGTCTCCCTTCCCGCGGATCCCGTTCCGCGAGGCGATGCTGAAGTACGGCTCGGACAAGCCGGATCTGCGGGCCCAGCTGGAGCTCGTCGACATCACCGATGTCTTCGAGGGTTCGGAGTTCAAGGCGTTCGCCGGGAAGCACGTGCGGGCGCTGGCGGTGCCGGACGTCGCCGCGCAGCCGCGGAAGTTCTTCGACCAGCTCGGTGACTACGCCGTCTCCCAGGGCGCCAAGGGCCTGGCCTGGGTCCGCGTCGCCGAGGACGGCTCGCTGACCGGTCCGATCGCGAAGTTCCTCACCGAGGAGAACGTCGCCGAGCTGACCAAGCGCCTGTCGCTGGCCGCCGGTCACGCCGTGTTCTTCGGTGCGGGCGAGTTCGACGAGGTCTCGAAGATCATGGGCGCGGTGCGGGTCGAGGCCGCCAAGCGTGCCGGGCACTTCGAGGAGGGCGTGTTCCGGTTCTGCTGGATCGTCGACTTCCCGATGTACGAGAAGGACGAGGAGAGCGGCGCGATCGACTTCTCGCACAACCCGTTCTCCATGCCGCAGGGTGGTCTTGAGGCGCTGGAGACCCAGGACCCGCTGGACATCCTGGGCTGGCAGTACGACATCGTCTGCAACGGTGTCGAGCTGTCCTCCGGCGCGATCCGGAACCACGAGCCCGAGATCATGCTCAAGGCGTTCGAGATCGCGGGCTACGACCGCGAGACCGTCGAGGAGAAGTTCGCCGGCATGCTGCGCGCGTTCCGCTTCGGCGCCCCGCCGCACGGCGGCATCGCCCCGGGTGTCGACCGCATCGTGATGCTCCTCGCGGACGAGCCGAACATCCGCGAGACCATCTCCTTCCCGCTCAACGGCAACGCCCAGGACCTGATGATGGGCGCGCCGACGGAGCTGGAGGAGGCCCGGCTGCGGGAGCTGCACCTGTCGGTGCGCAAGCCGCAGCCGAAGTAG
- a CDS encoding SpoIIE family protein phosphatase, whose protein sequence is MRTGEPLPAVGDVLTALATGLWHWDTATELVTVDAEAARLLGLPARRTTLTEAQARARLHPVDWNEIISVVGLAVAEDTLAEVRIRIMDERGRVTRTVRSRSKPSYDADKKSFQLIGTLQEVTEPTPGTPAGRTAVTGDWRRSREAFLLDAGRALAEARSTAEVLRVAAGLSMPGFSPDGLAVFGVEGDRLTIIGHHGQQPGDESPFSHMSLETDYPAAEVVRTGRAVYLSSPEAYRSRYPVTWPLAQRFDRQSWAFLPLTVAGRTMGAWMAGFAYPVAFTPDERSVLTTVARMLAQALSRAGLAESERELTDGLQRSMLPTLGPEIPGMTVAARYVPTGGGLQVGGDWYDMIPLPNGRFALVIGDVQGHDVRAAGLMGQLRIALRAYAAEGHRPDAVLSRASRFLNGMTYGVDAPSDTRFATCLYVEADPVTGVLEVARAGHPDPAIRMADGTVLARHTEGGLPLGIDPDADYPTTRIVLEPGETLMLCTDGLIETGGHDFETGWKRIRTILEAHDGGLEELADALVQAVHGPSSHHTTGPFADRREDDIAVLLLCRQGEGCGCGDTAVTAPPVRRTMLSVAQAEPERVGVARRQLRELLHDWPSADQVDSAVLLLSEMLTNVLVHTDADALLLAEVRGEAGDRRMRVEVTDTSDDLPHKRRPGELASSGRGLMLIELLADLWGVDPQGEGKSIWFELYESSGEASE, encoded by the coding sequence ATGCGCACTGGTGAGCCCCTGCCCGCCGTGGGGGACGTCCTCACCGCCCTCGCGACCGGCCTGTGGCACTGGGACACCGCCACCGAGCTGGTCACGGTCGATGCCGAGGCAGCTCGGCTGCTCGGCCTGCCCGCCCGACGGACCACCCTCACCGAGGCCCAGGCACGGGCCCGTCTCCACCCGGTCGACTGGAACGAGATCATCAGCGTCGTCGGTCTCGCCGTCGCCGAGGACACCCTCGCCGAGGTCCGGATCAGGATCATGGACGAGCGGGGCCGGGTGACCCGTACCGTGCGCAGCCGCTCCAAGCCGTCGTACGACGCGGACAAGAAGTCGTTCCAGCTGATCGGCACGCTCCAGGAGGTCACCGAGCCGACCCCCGGCACCCCCGCCGGACGCACCGCGGTCACCGGCGACTGGCGGCGCTCACGCGAGGCCTTCCTGCTGGACGCGGGCCGCGCCCTGGCCGAGGCCCGCTCCACCGCCGAAGTGCTACGGGTGGCCGCGGGCCTGTCCATGCCCGGGTTCAGCCCCGACGGCCTGGCCGTCTTCGGCGTCGAGGGCGACCGTCTGACGATCATCGGCCACCACGGACAGCAGCCCGGAGACGAGAGCCCCTTCTCCCACATGTCCCTGGAGACGGACTACCCGGCCGCCGAGGTCGTGCGCACCGGCCGTGCCGTCTATCTCTCCAGCCCCGAGGCCTACCGCTCCCGCTATCCGGTCACCTGGCCGCTCGCCCAGCGCTTCGACCGCCAGTCCTGGGCGTTCCTGCCGCTGACGGTGGCCGGCCGCACCATGGGCGCGTGGATGGCGGGCTTCGCCTACCCGGTCGCGTTCACACCGGACGAGCGCTCGGTCCTCACGACGGTGGCACGGATGCTGGCCCAGGCCCTGTCCCGCGCAGGCCTCGCCGAGTCGGAGCGCGAGCTGACCGACGGCCTCCAGCGCTCGATGCTCCCCACCCTCGGACCCGAGATACCCGGCATGACCGTCGCCGCCCGCTATGTCCCCACCGGCGGCGGCCTCCAGGTCGGCGGCGACTGGTACGACATGATCCCGCTTCCCAACGGCAGGTTCGCCCTGGTCATCGGGGACGTCCAGGGCCATGACGTGCGCGCGGCGGGCCTCATGGGCCAGCTCCGGATCGCCCTGCGCGCCTACGCCGCCGAGGGCCACCGCCCCGACGCGGTCCTCTCCCGCGCCTCACGCTTCCTGAACGGCATGACGTACGGCGTCGACGCCCCCTCCGACACACGCTTCGCCACCTGCCTGTACGTCGAGGCCGATCCGGTGACCGGCGTCCTGGAGGTGGCGCGGGCCGGGCATCCCGACCCGGCGATCCGCATGGCCGACGGCACGGTCCTGGCCCGCCACACCGAAGGCGGCCTCCCGCTGGGCATCGACCCGGACGCCGACTACCCCACGACCCGGATCGTCCTGGAGCCCGGCGAGACGCTCATGCTCTGCACGGACGGGCTGATCGAGACCGGCGGCCACGACTTCGAGACCGGCTGGAAGCGCATCCGCACCATCCTGGAGGCCCACGACGGAGGCCTCGAGGAACTCGCCGACGCCCTGGTCCAGGCCGTCCACGGCCCCTCCTCCCACCACACCACCGGCCCCTTCGCCGACCGCCGCGAGGACGACATCGCGGTCCTACTGCTGTGCCGGCAGGGGGAGGGCTGCGGCTGCGGGGACACAGCCGTCACGGCGCCGCCGGTCCGCCGCACGATGCTCTCGGTGGCCCAGGCGGAACCGGAACGGGTCGGCGTGGCCCGCCGGCAACTGCGCGAACTGCTGCACGACTGGCCCTCGGCCGACCAGGTCGACTCGGCAGTCCTGCTGCTGTCCGAGATGCTCACCAACGTCCTCGTCCACACCGACGCGGACGCGCTACTGCTCGCCGAGGTCCGCGGCGAGGCGGGCGACCGGCGGATGCGCGTCGAGGTCACCGACACCAGCGACGACCTCCCGCACAAACGCCGCCCCGGCGAACTGGCCTCCTCGGGCCGCGGCCTGATGCTGATCGAACTCCTCGCGGACCTGTGGGGGGTGGACCCCCAGGGGGAGGGCAAGAGCATCTGGTTCGAGCTGTACGAGTCCTCGGGGGAGGCCTCGGAGTAG